The following proteins are encoded in a genomic region of Syngnathoides biaculeatus isolate LvHL_M chromosome 15, ASM1980259v1, whole genome shotgun sequence:
- the gemin2 gene encoding gem-associated protein 2, whose protein sequence is MSYNMKSDVEDLMPRLLPIECGDTSSPLNLDGPPRNPQEYLRQVQLEAALCPEVVVAQIDPRKLKKPQTFNVSVAECHAAPAGFSPSLEWQQRQVSNFSDVRQSITSNRQHWSSQPLDDNVLMPEHGDEEGWKRFCLGVLVQDTGIFPSHTDQEAGLDYSKVGFPPFLSIVSRFSQSTVLAVLDILIGWFEERNFVPQLGRWLYALLACLEKPLLPEAHSSIRQLARRCAQLRTNLESQDDDNLPPLNLLICLVARYFEQNDLADQPE, encoded by the exons ATGTCATACAACATGAAGTCTGATGTGGAGGATTTAATGCCGCGGCTGCTGCCCATCGAGTGCGGAGACACCTCATCGCCTCTAAACCTGGATGGTCCGCCAAGAAACCCGCAAGAGTACCTACGACAAGTCCA gtTAGAAGCCGCGTTGTGTCCAGAAGTGGTGGTTGCTCAGATTGACCCCAGGAAGTTGAAGAAACCACAAACCTTTAACGTATCT GTGGCAGAGTGCCATGCTGCTCCTGCTGGTTTCTCTCCCAGCCTGGAATGGCAACAGAGGCAAGTCAGCAATTTTTCTGATGTCAGACAG AGTATCACAAGTAACAGACAACACTGGAGCAGCCAACCACTTGATGACAATGTCTTAATG CCAGAACATGGAGATGAAGAAGGATGGAAGAGGTTTTGTTTAGGAGTGCTGGTACAAGATACCGGTATATTTCCCTCTCACACAGATCAAGAGGCAGGGCTGGACTACAGCAAG GTTGGCTTTCCACCTTTCCTGAGCATTGTCAGCCGATTCAGCCAG TCCACCGTGTTAGCAGTGTTGGACATTCTTATCGGTTGGTTTGAAGAAAGAAATTTTGTTCCCCAGTTG GGCCGCTGGCTGTACGCACTTTTGGCCTGCTTGGAAAAGCCATTGCTGCCTGAAGCCCATTCTTCCATCAGACAGTTGGCAAGGAGATGTGCTCAGCTGCGTACCAACTTG GAGAGTCAGGATGATGACAACTTGCCTCCCCTCAATCTTCTCATCTGTCTAGTTGCAAG atACTTTGAGCAGAATGACCTCGCAGACCAGCCGGAGTGA
- the LOC133513486 gene encoding melanoma inhibitory activity protein 2-like, with product MTRSRAGIILWSPTVFFVLLPQLSSGLLSDFKICGDAECESLMSRVQAIRDHRGKDCRFLSFRRGETIFVHHKLTGKRNHLWAGSMNKQFGYFPKEAVKEEQKFVTKEIVVETQESDFLCMDDTGYPIDSSHLDTEDDYDSDLKTLPEKSEMSQTRKYTDETKSETPTSKDTASESLSTAGEEVEYQDNGGPKTNQESPETAVELKEKGGSPASSWLSSSVTEWFDGGNWDEPDNSAEVKKHLMQGDYSLMSSVTGWLRLGNKGKTDSSEDSENHQQNDRKTESFTSAMTGWLGFSGDEKAESCEEKEYDDEKEMDMKTASADNFKSRKLNLNSETQQIQEKINEMGTLGWLGNGLSRTLGFGINDQDTGNTIQVIAEEGEKIDKQKASSSWFDVEIKDILGFRKENPADTTETDTKSSRNVQGHDNRAASVDSKHRELADTSQVDQNNNPPQNQKVDMYPILNGKEGENKFDILASKNDVTSMPTFTYMVSKSVGQVVSEIKDSKKDQIEENDDPEFTKQVENIGTSNIQSIYGAADVECKGERTVTEIKFDESAKQSQVQESGSSLESETVVKESEKDKKQEEVHTKKVENIEKQQNVEYTKVVVQNKFQEKTQGEFKKGVIQKNWKVTYNNTNEDENSLEFG from the exons ATGACTCGCTCACGTGCTGGTATTATATTATGGAGTCCAACagtgttttttgtgcttttgccacAACTGAGTAGCGGATTACTGTCTGACTTCAAGATCTGTGGAGATGCAGAGTGTGAAA GTCTAATGAGCAGGGTCCAGGCAATCAGGGATCACCGTGGAAAGGACTGTCGTTTCCTGAGTTTCCGACGAGGAGAAACCATATTTGTTCACCACAAACTGACTGGAAAGAGGAATCACCTTTGGGCTGGCAGT ATGAACAAACAGTTTGGCTATTTTCCAAAGGAAGCTGTAAAAGAGGAGCAAAAATTTGTAACAAAGGAGATAGTGGTTGAAACACAG GAGTCCGATTTTCTGTGTATGGATGACACTGGCTATCCCATTGACTCTAGTCATTTGGACACTGAGGATGATTATGATTCTGATCTGAAGACCCTACCTGAGAAGTCTGAAATGAGTCAAACAAGAAAATATACGGATGAGACAAAATCTGAAACTCCAACATCTAAAGATACCGCCTCAGAATCTCTTAGTACAGCAGGTGAGGAGGTTGAATATCAGGACAATGGTGGTCCCAAGACTAACCAGGAATCTCCAGAAACTGCTGTGGAACTGAAGGAAAAAGGTGGGTCTCCTGCCTCTTCCTGGCTTAGTTCCTCAGTAACAGAATGGTTTGATGGTGGAAACTGGGACGAACCGGACAATTCAGCTGAAGTAAAGAAGCATTTGATGCAGGGAGATTATTCACTCATGTCTTCAGTGACAGGATGGCTGAGGTtaggaaataaaggaaaaactGATTCTTCTGAAGACAGTGAAAACCATCAACAGAATGACAGAAAAACAGAGTCTTTTACTTCAGCCATGACTGGATGGCTTGGGTTTAGTGGGGATGAAAAAGCAGAGTCTTGTGAAGAAAAGGAGTatgatgatgaaaaagaaatggaCATGAAAACAGCATCAGCAGACAATTTCAAGAGCAGGAAGCTTAATCTCAATTCAGAAACACAACAAATACAAGAGAAGATTAATGAAATGGGGACATTGGGTTGGCTCGGAAATGGACTGTCAAGAACACTGGGTTTTGGCATAAATGATCAGGACACTGGAAACACAATTCAGGTTATTGCAGAAGAGGGGGAAAAGATTGACAAACAGAAAGCATCCAGCTCTTGGTTTGATGTAGAGATCAAGGACATTTTAGGCTTTAGAAAAGAGAATCCCGCTGACACTACTGAAACAGACACAAAGTCTAGCCGCAATGTGCAAGGACATGACAATAGAGCTGCATCTGTTGACAGCAAACATCGTGAGTTAGCTGATACATCTCAGGTTGATCAAAACAACAACCCTCCTCAAAACCAGAAAGTGGACATGTATCCTATTCTAAATGGTAAGGAAGGCGAaaacaaatttgacattttagcaAGTAAGAATGATGTCACCTCAATGCCAACTTTCACATACATGGTATCTAAGTCAGTAGGGCAGGTGGTGAGTGAGATTAAGGATTCCAAAAAAGATCAGATAGAAGAAAATGATGATCCAGAATTTACAAAGCAGGTTGAAAACATAGGCACATCTAACATACAGTCTATATACGGTGCCGCTGATGTGGAATGTAAAGGTGAAAGGACAGTTACAGAAATTAAGTTCGATGAGTCTGCAAAACAAAGTCAAGTGCAAGAAAGTGGGTCTTCTCTGGAATCTGAAACTGTAGTAAAAGAATCAGAAAAAGATAAGAAACAGGAGgaagtacacacaaaaaaagttgaaaatatagAGAAGCAGCAGAATGTAGAATATACTAAGGTGGTAGTACAAAATAAGTTTCAAGAGAAGACCCAGGGGGAGTTCAAAAAAGGGGTGATACAAAAGAACTGGAAAGTTACTTACAATAacacaaatgaagatgaaaaCTCTCTGGAATTTGGC
- the mia2 gene encoding cTAGE family member 5 isoform X5, producing the protein MTHENLSEQDKEKHLHENTPSQDTKNMESPYLQGTVTSVINFLKESSFVSYLGPESEDNEYKEEEHKELGEGEEQNEIMKMEEQEDSQVLTEKWKETVRRQRKKQQDLISREKQKPLEELKFKTPEHLTEVERVYYRKHGEFIEKTKEEDVALKDTKEGITELIQKEQIETFDNEKHKEFKQVDKQEEMQMLDHKHEVVGASVMKIQNKLFALDDLEWDMSEERDKLTNIVIDEMDGKLGNFTQKEEADEFEDEKQEGFERGKRGEVVIVLGEKTQEVVEGLNEEKLEDFVDKQEEVGELEETKYQVSGESEEAFEGERQEELEPKEQVGQRFEKTHKGDSESSGLLEDKGQEDFKDREWKEVQKLEKYEVDSKPREELEEKENMEEIKVKQQSKVGKLEKRYEMRSESGDGMEQKKHEEVEMLKYDEDGESEGLEEKDNMEINVNQNEVGKLEKKYEVSGEPGEELQEKSLQMKHKKQEEVEKLEKYEVDGESVENLEEEHIYVKQEEVEKLEKKYEVSGESREELDHKGKEKFKDRDLEKLEKLEKYDVNVESIERFENKMQENFTDKEQEGVEKLDKVEKDYDSGEDLQEKEKMEAVKIKKEKEARDSEEPNQFEPRKREDLYKGLNRTEVEEKRKGGVRKWKHVELVQIKEEETQEFNRDLKVSEDINVSEFVERRDVKEVIESVECMDKLCTQIDQNEVITERGEHSFEDDSNKVTKGSGGIFGLFNKVISLDQRPINKMKELTNSHAAFAGKANEMLKEKPFQTPKEELDATTNNDKDLQENFLPPSPSLTQNSQSSFLLSNTAKTHQPKPLPNNYKILQDYVGREEATILVELFGAKKLKLLDYILGHPDVFTEDVDESIVLDTETLLHYCREELFTASIQLSDAPDDKENTRTIFAIQKVQILLKRARETFNARKSAINRANSQARPSYVDASCPACSKDQETARVMVGKQKDGGPEKNEKNTGRCEEISLVEKANKLSHSQTVPSELLEGVMLQPDVIHHIQEQSSSQTHAMKDFLKWLKLQVVSSLPDDIRPGPDLYGIPWEPIVISSLLGLVVVLLFSCRCYSAVKSRMYRRKEWWMAEQVAQLVEEKCEVLATLSKCQQEYDKLENLLSDSDVSDETHKTRDLEVRARHLDLAKTQLEENLQELKDQLDQQRAHRIEQEKKITLLAESMQAMEEETKELQSQEQQDKPQSMQAMEEETKELQSQEQQAQTTIKVYNMNTDRLQRNLETTEEENSLLKESSKHLRQQMEGWSERVSELEEEMRRYEMAHSGMVQDVANKDERIMSLTNRLLGMKAWDADLECDGGESSKETTARAERNGKIDLTNSEGHLQKVQKLVYAAKLNADLKSIDEDKDRVFAKLNDEVKAKEDLEVSIKELENERLSMQADTEHYSEQVQRLQQKLQIMTEMYQENELKLHRLLTVEEKERLQKEDKLNKADKNIALAMEELNNYKLRAGEMEEELEKTKQSYQTQISAHEKKAHNNWAYRHTVQVGCPRQRSICLRQPGQAFTIPS; encoded by the exons ATGACACATGAAAATCTATCAGAACAggataaagaaaaacatttgcatgaGAATACACCCAGTCAAGATACCAAAAACATGGAGTCCCCTTACCTCCAAGGGACAGTCACATCAGTGATCAACTTTTTAAAAGAAAGTAGCTTTGTGTCTTATCTTGGACCTGAAAGTGAAGATAATGAATATAAAGAGGAGGAACACAAAGAACTAGGGGAGGGAGAGGAACAAAATGAGATAATGAAGATGGAAGAACAAGAAGACTCTCAAGTGTTGACAGAGAAGTGGAAGGAGACAGTCAGGagacaaaggaaaaaacaacaggatCTTATATCTAGAGAAAAGCAGAAGCCCCTGGAAGAGCTAAAATTCAAGACACCAGAACACTTAACGGAAGTAGAGCGGGTATATTATAGGAAGCATGGAGAGTTTATAGAGAAGACTAAGGAGGAGGATGTGGCGTTAAAAGACACAAAGGAAGGAATTACTGAGCTAATACAGAAGGAGCAAATTGAGACATTTGACAATGAGAAGCACAAAGAATTTAAGCAAGTAGATAAGCAAGAGGAGATGCAAATGTTGGATCACAAGCATGAAGTGGTTGGTGCGTCAGTAATGAAGATACAGAACAAGTTATTTGCATTAGATGATTTAGAGTGGGACATGTCCGAAGAGAGGGATAAACTGACAAATATAGTGATCgatgaaatggatggaaaactggGCAATTTTACACAGAAAGAGGAGGCAGATGAATTTGAAGATGAAAAGCAGGAAGGGTTTGAAAGAGGGAAAAGGGGAGAGGTAGTCATTGTATTAGGAGAGAAGACCCAAGAAGTAGTGGAGGGGTTAAATGAAGAGAAACTAGAAGACTTTGTAGACAAGCAGGAGGAGGTGGGAGAATTAGAGGAGACAAAATATCAAGTCAGTGGTGAGTCAGAAGAAGCCTTTGAAGGTGAGAGGCAAGAAGAATTGGAACCCAAGGAGCAGGTGGGACAAAGATTTGAAAAGACGCATAAAGGGGATAGTGAGTCATCAGGATTGTTAGAAGACAAGGGGCAAGAAGATTTCAAGGACAGGGAGTGGAAGGAGGTGCAAAagttggaaaagtatgaagttGATAGTAAGCCAAGAGAAGAGTTAGAAGAGAAGGAAAACATGGAGGAGATAAAAGTGAAGCAACAGAGCAAGGTGGGAAAGTTGGAGAAAAGGTATGAAATGCGAAGTGAGTCTGGAGATGGGATGGAACAGAAGAAGCATGAGGAGGTGGAAATGTTGAAGTATGACGAGGATGGTGAGTCAGAAGGATTAGAGGAGAAAGACAACATGGAGATAAATGTGAACCAGAATGAGGTGGGAAAGTTAGAGAAAAAGTATGAAGTAAGTGGTGAGCCAGGAGAGGAGTTGCAAGAAAAAAGCCTACAGATGAAACACAAGAagcaggaggaggtggaaaaGCTAGAGAAATATGAAGTAGATGGTGAGTCAGTAGAAAACTTAGAAGAGGAGCATATATATGTGAAGCAGGAAGAAGTGGAAAAGTTAGAGAAAAAGTATGAAGTGAGTGGTGAGTCACGAGAAGAGTTAGATCACAAGGGGAAAGAAAAGTTCAAAGACAGGGACCTGGAGAAACTGGAAAAGTTAGAGAAGTATGATGTGAATGTTGAGTCAATAGAGAGGTTTGAAAACAAGATGCAAGAAAATTTCACTGACAAAGAGCAGGAAGGGGTGGAAAAGTTGGACAAGGTTGAAAAAGATTATGATTCAGGGGAAGACTTACAGGAGAAGGAGAAAATGGAGGCGGTCAAAATTAAGAAGGAGAAAGAGGCAAGGGACTCTGAAGAGCCAAATCAGTTTGAACCCAGGAAACGGGAAGATTTATACAAAGGACTTAACCGGACTGAAGTTGAAGAGAAGAGAAAAGGAGGGGTAAGAAAGTGGAAACATGTGGAGTTAGTGCAGATCAAAGAAGAGGAAACCCAAGAGTTTAACAGGGACCTTAAGGTAAGTGAAGACATCAACGTTAGTGAATTTGTGGAAAGGAGGGATGTTAAAGAGGTAATTGAGAGTGTTGAATGTATGGACAAGCTTTGTACTCAAATTGATCAAAATGAAGTCATAACAGAAAGAGGAGAACACAGTTTTGAGGATGACTCAAACAAAGTAACAAAAGGAAGTGGTGGAATATTTGGCCTTTTTAACAAAGTGATTTCATTGGACCAAAGGCCGATCAATAAAATGAAAGAGTTGACAAACTCTCACGCAGCATTTGCAGGAAAAGCAAATGAGATGTTAAAGGAAAAACCCTTTCAGACTCCTAAAGAAGAACTGGATGCAACAACAAATAATGATAAAGACTTGCAAGAAAACTTCCTGCCACCATCTCCATCCCTGACACAGAATTCCCAATCCAGTTTTCTCCTTTCAAACACAGCAAAGACCCACCAACCAAAGCCCCTCCCCAACAACTACAAGATTCTGCAGGACTACGTGGGTAGAGAAGAGGCAACTATTTTAGTTGAGTTATTTGGAGCAAAGAAGTTAAAACTTTTGGATTATATTCTTGGTCATCCAGATGTTTTTACTGAAGATGTTGATGAATCAATAGTGTTGGATACAGAAACACTTCTGCATTACTGCAGAGAGGAACTGTTCACTGCAAGCATACAACTCTCTGATGCACCAGATGACAAAGAAAATACCAGAACCATTTTTGCAATTcagaaagtacaaatactgctgaaaagagcaagagaaaCTTTCAACGCCAGAAAATCAGCCATCAATAGAGCAAACTCTCAAG CTCGGCCAAGTTACGTTGATGCGTCTTGCCCTGCATGTAGCAAAGATCAAGAGACCGCGAGGGTGATGGTGGGGAAACAGAAGGATGGAGgcccagaaaaaaatgaaaagaatacagGAAGATGTGAAGAAATTTCCTTAGTGGAGAAAGCTAATAAGTTGTCTCATAGTCAGACCGTACCATCAGAATTACTGGAAG gtgtaATGTTGCAGCCAGATGTTATTCATcacattcaagaacagtcatcCTCTCAGACTCATGCAATGAAGGACTTCCTCAAATGGCTGAAACTGCAG gttgtgTCATCGCTACCTGATGACATTAGGCCTGGGCCTGACCTCTATGGAATCCCATGGGAACCAATTGTCATCTCCAGCCTTTTGGGGCTGGTGGTGGTGTTATTGTTCAGTTGCAGATGTTACAGTGCT GTCAAAAGCAGAATGTATCGAC GTAAGGAATGGTGGATGGCTGAGCAGGTTGCACAATTGGTTGAAGAGAAGTGTGAAGTCCTGGCAACGCTCAGTAAATGTCAGCAAGAG tATGATAAGCTAGAAAATTTACTAAGTGACAGTGACGTCTCAGATGAAACCCATAAGACGAGAGATCTAGAG GTTAGGGCCCGACACTTAGACCTGGCGAAAACTCAACTGGAAGAAAATCTGCAAGAATTGAAGGATCAGTTGGATCAGCAGAGAGCACACCGAatagaacaggaaaaaaaa ATCACACTCCTTGCGGAGAGCATGCAAGCAATGGAGGAAGAAACCAAGGAGCTCCAATCACAAGAACAACAG GACAAACCACAGAGCATGCAAGCAATGGAGGAAGAAACCAAGGAGCTCCAATCGCAAGAACAACAG GCTCAAACAACCATTAAAGTGTACAATATGAACACTGACAGACTACAAAGGAATCTAGAAACAACTGAAGAAGAAAACAGTCTCCTCAAGGAGAGCAGCAAACAC TTAAGACAACAGATGGAGGGATGGTCAGAGCGAGTAAGTGAGCTGGAGGAGGAAATGAGGAGGTATGAAATGGCCCACAGTGGAATGGTGCAGGATGTGGCCAACAAGGATGAACGTATAATG TCTCTCACTAATCGGCTGCTGGGGATGAAAGCTTGGGATGCTGATTTAGAGTGCGATGGAGGCGAATCATCCAAGGAGACAACAGCAAGAGCAGAGAGGAATGGAAAAATAGATCTAACCAATTCAGAAGGCCATCTCCAGAAAGTCCAAAAGCTTGTTTATGCTgctaag ctaaATGCAGACCTCAAATCAATTGATGAAGACAAGGACAGAGTGTTTGCCAAACTTAATGATGAAGTAAAAGCTAAAGAGGACCTAGAAG TGAGCATTAAGGAGTTGGAGAATGAGCGATTATCGATGCAAGCTGACACTGAGCACTACTCTGAACAG GTCCAGCGACTGCAACAAAAACTCCAGATTATGACTGAAATGTACCAAGAgaatgagctcaaactacacaG ATTGCTGACAGTGGAAGAAAAGGAGCGTCTGCAGAAAGAAGACAAATTAAATAAAGCAGacaaaaacattgctttggcaATGGAAGAACTCAACAACTATAA